In Scophthalmus maximus strain ysfricsl-2021 chromosome 5, ASM2237912v1, whole genome shotgun sequence, a single window of DNA contains:
- the phb2a gene encoding prohibitin-2a, giving the protein MASKDPGGFLQLLRQIAGRMSAGPRGAGVGVKLLIGAGALAYGVKEATYTVEGGQRAIVFNRIGGMQMDTVLSEGLHLRIPWFQYPIIYDIRAKPRKISSLTGSKDLQMVNISLRVLSRPLASNLPHLYQHLGKDYDERVLPSIANEVLKSVVAKFNASQLITQRAQVSLMIRRELFDRAKDFNIILDDVAITELSFSREYTAAVEAKQVAQQEAQRAQFYVEKAKQDQRQKIIQAEGEAEAAKMLGEAVTKNPGYLKLRRIRAAQNIAKTVAQSQNKVYLSSDGLVLNLQDSDNFNLSFQK; this is encoded by the exons ATGGCGAGTAAAGATCCCGGT ggttttctgcagctgctgcggcaGATCGCAGGCAGGATGTCGGCAGGACCTCGAGGAGCGGGAGTCGGTGTCAAACTGCTGATCGGCGCCGGAGCTCTGGCTTACGGCGTGAAGGAGGCCACGTATACAG TcgaaggaggacagagggcaATCGTCTTCAACAGGATCGGGGGGATGCAGATGGACACGGTGCTCTCCGAGGGACTCCACCTCCG GATTCCCTGGTTCCAGTATCCCATCATCTACGACATCCGAGCTAAACCCAGGAAGATTTCCTCGCTCACCGGAAGCAAAG accTGCAGATGGTGAACATCTCGCTGCGAGTTCTGTCGCGGCCGCTGGCGTCCAACCTGCCCCACCTCTACCAGCACCTGGGGAAGGACTACGACGAGCGTGTGCTGCCCTCCATCGCCAACGAGGTGCTGAAGAGCGTCGTGGCCAAGTTCAACGCCTCGCAACTCATCACGCAGAGAGCGCAG GTGTCTCTGATGATCCGCAGGGAGCTGTTCGATCGGGCCAAAGACTTCAACATCATCCTGGACGACGTTGCGATTACCGAGCTCAGCTTCAGCCGCGAGTACACGGCCGCTGTGGAGGCCAAACAAGTCG CCCAGCAGGAGGCACAGAGAGCTCAGTTCTATGTGGAAAAGGCCAAACAGGACCAGAGACAGAAAATCATCCAGGCTGAGGGAGAAGCTGAAGCTGCCaagatg CTGGGCGAGGCCGTGACGAAGAACCCCGGCTACCTGAAGCTCAGGAGGATCCGGGCGGCACAGAACATCGCCAAGACG GTGGCGCAGTCCCAGAACAAAGTGTACCTGAGCTCCGACGGCCTGGTGCTCAACCTGCAGGACAGCGACAACTTCAA tttgtcGTTTCAGAAGTAA
- the ptmab gene encoding prothymosin alpha-B: MADAKVDSGSDLSAKDLKEKKLLEKEENGKDAATNGKENEENGEPEVDDDEEDEEVDEEDEEDDGEGEEEDEEEDEDEAEGGTKRAADDDDDDDDDEDDVETKKQKTDDDD, from the exons ATGGCCGACGCGAAGGTGGACTCCGGCTCGGACCTCTCTGCCAAG gacctgaaggagaagaagctgctggagaaggaggagaacgGCAAAGATGCTGCCACCAACGGGAAG GAGAACGAGGAGAACGGCGAGCCCGAGGtagacgacgacgaggaggacgaggaggtggacgaggaagacgaggaggatgatggagaag gcgaagaagaggacgaggaggaggacgaagacgaggccGAGGGCGGCACAAAAAGAGCggccgacgacgacgacgacgatgacgacgacgag gacGACGTCGAAACCAAGAAGCAGAAAACCGACGACGACGATTGA
- the LOC118310410 gene encoding LOW QUALITY PROTEIN: verrucotoxin subunit beta-like (The sequence of the model RefSeq protein was modified relative to this genomic sequence to represent the inferred CDS: inserted 3 bases in 3 codons) → MDFGGSMEVAALGRPVSLGMLYDCRRDLLVPGQDSDVKILEASQPNLQRLKSDTWNHNDLKENIRERPQSRNDVKXVASDTIEDKSSALNVEASLKDSVLCGLVEVDXSAKYQTDQKTSKNQARVTLRHEATTTVQQLSMDHLARGNVRHPYVLETEXAPHVVTAILYGAHAFFVFDHEVSDMEDHHDNVRGGGEEESALAEIPVKRHSSPFNSENLDEWMDCKEREISILKSFTNLMKNTKIVPSQNGLHEETRGAKQAVCFHLTGKS, encoded by the exons ATGGACTTCGGAGGATCAATGGAGGTGGCGGCGCTCGGTCGGCCTGTCAGCCTGGGGATGCTGTACGACTGCCGCAGAGACCTACTGGTGCCTGGTCAGGACTCGGATGTAAAGATACTGGAAGCATCGCAACCAAACCTTCAGCGGTTAAAATCAGACACT TGGAACCACAATGACCTGAAAGAAAACATCCGAGAAAGACCACAGAGTCGTAATGATGTGA TAGTTGCATCAGACACAATTGAGGACAAATCTTCAGCTCTAAATGTTGAAGCATCACTGAAGGACAGTGTCTTGTGTGGactggtggaggtgg gaTCGGCCAAATACCAGACTGATCAGAAGACGTCCAAAAACCAGGCCAGGGTCACACTGAGGCACGAGGCCACCACAACCGTCCAGCAACTGTCCATGGACCATCTGGCAAGAGGCAACGTGAGGCATCCGTATGTTCTTGAAACGG TAGCGCCACATGTAGTCACAGCTATTCTTTATGGAGCACAtgctttctttgtgtttgaccACGAGGTGTCGGACATGGAAGATCACCACGACAACGTC agaggaggaggcgaagagGAGTCTGCGCTCGCAGAGATACCGGTGAAGAGACATTCTTCTCCCTTCAACAGTGAGAATCTGGACGAGTGGATGGactgtaaagagagagaaatcagcattttaaaatcctTCACCAAcctgatgaaaaacacaaagatcgTCCCGTCTCAGAATGGTCTTCATGAGGAGACTCGTGGTGCGAAGCAGGCGGTGTGTTTTCACCTCACTGGGAAGAGCTGA